The window CATAGCAATGATGTccacaagaaaaatgaaatggttCAGAATTAAGGCAATTCAAAAAGAGAGAGGGAGCAGAAGAAGTGATTTGGATCAAGTAGATAGCGTGAAAAGGATAAAAGGGGGGCACCAAAAAAGACATGAGTTAGGTAAGGACAAAGGAAACTACTTTACACCCGTCCTAGAGTGGAATGGTGATAGATTTCTCTTGCTTACCTGATTAGTTGATGTAGGCCTTCGTTCATGGCTGCATTGGCTTAACCCATGACTTGTCAGCCCAACAAagagattaataataataatcatgcCCCCTTTTAAGCAGAATTTCATTTAAGCTGTGATCATGATGCTTCTATGCAACCAATTAGAATGAACATATGAATAATTCTTGTTTATTGTTtggaaatgatgcctacataaTTTGAGGACCTTTTTATTCATAGTGAGACATAATCCAAATCTACAGTAAAAATCTATTAGCTATTTTCAGGACTGCAACCAAGCACAATTTGAAACATGGAAAACTTGGTTTTCAGGCTATGAAAATTCACTAGGAAATAAACGGaggataaatgaaaaataaccaatgattaatttcattcatctaaTCAGAAAATCTGAATGAACTGCTAACATTTCCAAGTTTTGAGCATGAAAACTGACTAGCTTCTCTTTGAAATTTCCTAACAATAGCTCAtggcaaaaacaaaaacataaaggcaaaaattaatttaggagTAGACAAAGGGGGGAAAGTGAATATAAAGAGAGGTCTTATAAAGAACCATTCATCAAGATTCTGCACAAACTCTTAAAAGACCCAAGTCTTTTCAATTATCATCATGTATATAACCTTGCGAGGTCTTCAGAGAATCTCTTCCTAATGACATCTCTCTTGATCTTGAGAGCTGCAGTGACCAGCCCAGTTTCAGGAGTCCATGCATCAGGAAGCAATTTGATCTTGGCAGGGATCTCAAACTTCTCCAGACGTGCCTGCTTTGCTGCCTGTAtgattaaaaacaaagagaaaaagtgGCAAAATTAGtgaacaaattaaattaacttgCGGCAGGTATATCATTTTCTAATGTATGTGTGTAAACATACATATACATGCAAGTATATGTGTTAAATAGACACATTCAGaagagtgtgtgtgtgtgttgcatacaaaaatatatacagACATGTGTGCATgctaaatacataaatatatacatgCAAGGGTGTGTTTGTACATGCACAAGTCTTTTCTTGAAGCTTTGGAGGTGGTTCAATTTCTTAAGGCCTTGGGGTAGGGACAGGGTGGCTGGCTGGACAAAAAacaatcattcaaaaaaaaaccACATTTCACTATGATTTTGTTCAATAAATACTGGAACTGAAGGTCAGGAGCCACTCCTTAGTCTCAACTACTCACTCTAATACTGTACTTTGCAATGACCAAAACAAAAACCCAAGGCACTAGGCAAATCTTGGAACTGTAACCAGAGTTAAGCTTTTGTGATAAACTGcgaactaattttaaaatataaaaggacTGTATGGGACCAATCCATGTAAACTACAAAATTGATGAGCTCCTAAAACTCAGGGATCAGTTGCATGGAGTGGTTGAATTTCCATGCCTAATCAAACGCTAGAAGTTTTGAAGCTGAAATTCATTGATGGAGTTAAAATGTTGCCCAGCAAAAATTGGTGTGAAGAAAAAGCATGCATAAATGTATGGAGCAAAGGGAGTGCTGGGAGTAAAAAGTCCCTAAGATAATGCCAAAATCTGAATGACACTGGAATTGTTTATCTAATAGGCCTACCTTCACAAGTGATGCATGTACTTCCTTCACAGTTTCTTCTTTCTGGCATAAGTCTGAAAAATCAATGAAAGCTATTCCTTGCTTCAAAGCCCAATCTTCCACTGCCGGCTGTGAAGCCACCACAAGAGCCACACAGTAATTACGAAAAGGATTAGCATGCAACATAATATTGTCGACATAGGGGCTCACGATGAGAGCAGCCTCAACCTGTAGAGGAAGGTATTAGTCcctgatttaaaaaataaaaaggtaataataataaaataaaaatcaaaggagaagaaaaggaaagaaaaacgaaaaacattattttacaTCATGCATACCTTTCCTAGAGATAAATATTCTCCATGCTGAAGTTTAACTATGTCCTTTCTACGGTCAATTATTTCAAGGCAACCATCAGCATGAAACTGCCCTATGTCCCCGGTGTAAAACCACCTCATTCCTCTCTCATCAACCTTCAACAACAAAAGATTAACAAAGTTTATTACATGTCCAGTTTACAATTATTCTTTGGTCGGAATTCTGAAAAgagtactatatatatataaccacaAAAAGAATGTGGATAAACAAACTCCAAAGCTTTACCTTGTAAACttcatttgttttctcttcatttttgaAATATCCAACAGTAACATTTGGACCACCAATGACTATTTCTCCTCGAGGCATTGGTTTATCACTTGTTAAATACCCACCCTCAGGCCAATTTATCAACTGAAACAGAGAAAAACATTATCTTAATATGATTAGAATTAGTAAGGCCATATATTGAAATGCATTAATCAAAATTACAACAGGGTATAAGATTTTCTCGTACAAGACCGATGATAGATGATACAGGTAGAACAGAAATttaggagagagagagaggtatgGTACCAAGAAGAGATGAAATAAAACTCAAAGGTGAAGAGAGCATGAGGAGATTTAGCACATCAAgatcaagagagagagagagagagagagagagagagagagagctttgGTACCTTCACAAGCATGAATAGAGCATGAAGAAATTTAGTACATTGAGAGGGTGAAGTGAGGAAAGCATGAAGAAATTTAGCACATCAAGATCAAGATAGCTTTGGTAACATGAAGCGATCAAACAAAACCCAAGGATGAGGAGAGCATGAAGAAATTTACCGCATAGAGAGAGAGCTTTGGTATCATGAAGAGATGAAACAAATCCCAAAAGAGTGACTAGAGATACTATTTCCGAGTTCCAACTACTCTCCACATGTTAGATAAAAAATTCTATCCTAAATGAGCAATCAAGCAAGAATAACATGATGTTTGGAGGAACTTTTTAAATGCTAAAAGCAATATTTGAAGGTtaaaatcaatgttttaaaaaccggaccggtcattgaaccgaaaaagttaccggttcacggttcactggtcagACCACCGGTCGAACCGTTATcaaaccggtgacgtcataaatatatattttattattttatataatataaaaaattaataaattaataaattctatgtaaATTTTGACAGCATCTACTTTGTTTATTGAGTAACTtgagttttgtcacaaaattttttacctgtagaagtcatcaattatcatatatgatatttataacacaatataagatgttatacattcataatgtcaataaactcaatatttatcaaataatcaaaccattactatcctataataaccaaattatcaaagagttgttaacttaacacattgtccataacaaataatacaaatgtcaaccataggtccacaacacttaaataattactcaaaataaaaacataacatgtcaatgtttgaatattcatgaagatttttgcatactaataaatataaaattcatgtcttcatttattttggaaattggaatatggagattgaaaatgagcacttggaaaaccaaaaaaaaaaattaaaataatttgaaccGGTTTTTTCCCTCAGAACCGGCCGGTTCGTCCGATTCACCGGTTGGACCGCCGGTTCAACCGGTCCAATCCCGGTTCGGTCTCCATCCGGTCTAATGACCGGACCGAACCGGAACGATGACCGGCTGGCGGTctggtccggtttttaaaaccatggttaaaatacacttttaaggatatatatatatgtgtgtgtgtgtgtgtgtgtgtgtgtgtgtgtgtgtgtgtgtgtgtgtgtatgtatgcaTATGGAACTCTTAAACATGAACCTCACAATGCAATTTGTGTACATTTTGCAAAAGTAGGAAGAACTCTGCTTTTCCTTAAACACGACGCAAAAggcaaatttttaaaaaatttaaaattatttttatgtttaattaaaatatccttaaaacacagttccaaacataaaatcaatcacATGATAACAACTTACTGTTATACAAGCTAAATAGCTTATGAATAATGCATaacatttcaataaaattggGACTGTCTGGGGGATGCTTTTTTACCCTAATGAAGGGGAATGATGACACCTCCTTGCATCAAGACATTATTCCGGATATGAATGAATAGCTGTTTGTTTTCTACCAAGGTCAGGGTTTTCAGCTAGGAAGTGCACATGTAGGTCCAAGATCTCGCATTAAAGCACATGcaagtaaaatattttcatccacTTACCTTAATAAATGAGCAAGCAAGTGGAGCACCAACACGACCAACAGATGTATCATCATACTCGGAAAATGTACCACCAGCACAACTCTCTGTCAGGCCATACCCTTGAACTATTGGAGCACTGAAAATGACAGTTCACTTAGAGCAATTACAACAAGAGGAAGGATAATATTGCATACTGCATGATTGTAGGACATTGCCAGCTAAGTGTTTCCTTAAATTACTGAGAAAGACTGGATGTATATTTTCCTCATGGTTCAAATGCATATCTTGTATGTAAAACcatctaatattaaaataattctttattCTACCTTTTCCCCACCTTTTTACAAGGTCTACATGTGATGGGTGATGAATCCAAGGAACCAGGTTTTTGAAAAACTCTAAATTATAGCTACCCATTTCAGGACGGGCCAGATCCAGAGTTTGCAATAGCCAAGTGGAACCTGTCCTAAACTAAAGAAATATTGCCAGTAAAACTAACTAGTCATGCCAACCCAGTTTGCCATCCATAAAATTGAGGCACTTCTCTGGACACAAGGAAATATGAAGCATTGGATGCATCTGATGCACCACATTTGGAGATAATAAAATTCACAGatgtttgattttaataataaactaataacTTTTTATGGCAGAAACATTGTtgtcaattaaaaataatcttattCTCATACATGTTTCTCAATGgccaatgaaaagaaaatgcaaatcaTACAACAAGGGCATTGGCAGGAGCTTATGGACAAAAATCctacttttccatttttaaattaccAGCATCAAAATACATATATTTGGATTCATACTTCTATTTATTGGTAAAGATCAGCTAAAGCTTTCTCAGGCCAGATACTAACCCAAGACAAATATTGATGAATCTTTGAGTATCACCAGAAAGAGGAGCCCCTCCACATAGCAAAAAGCGGATTCGACCACCCAGAATAGCTCGGACCTTTCTGAACACAAGGAAGTTCCATAGAAGGCTTTCTAGACCCCAAGCCCCAAACCAACTGCCATTGATTGCTGACAACCTACGTGCATATGCTAAATCAAACAATTTCTTGGCTAGACCACCCTTTGCATCTACCTGAAGTGTTaacaaaattcattatttatgtAATCACCTTGTATCAGACATCAAATTCAACATTCTCAAATACAcaccaaaatatataataataataactatgcATGCTTGCAGATATGAATATGTATGCATATGTATATTCTTATGCATGCCAAAATTCACAAACCTTCTTGCGCACACCATCTCGAACACGATCAAGAATGGCTGGGACAGCCGTCATCACTGTTGGTACCAGAGCAGAGGCATCCCCCTTTGTTCCTCTTTTTATCCTGCTTGATGTATCAGTAAGGGTCAAAGCGGATCCATACCCTATTGCACCTCCAATAGCAGCTACTACGTTCTACAACATATAACATAGAGTTTCATTAAAACACTGCTGAAGGGAAAATTGATCATTGATGGGAACAAAATTCCCAGCAAACTACTCAAGCTATGACATACAACTAGTTTAGAAAGGTTGTCCATACCTCAGCAGCCAATTCAAGGATATGAGCCATGGGTAGATATGCTAAATAAACATCCTGCACCTTTCCAAGGCCAGGAACAATTGTCATGACAGCAGAAACTGTGGCtaggacatttccatgagtcATCATCACACCCTGGATGAAGTGGCAATGATAAGTGGATtaacaccaaaaagaaaaaatcatcaATCAGGATTTACTAACCatcttaaaaaggaaaaatgaaattggaCATAAAAGCAGTTTGCAGATAATACTCAATAAATATCACAGAAATTCAAGTATGAAAAGAGATGATAAATAAATACCATGTACGAAAAATAATTCCACTTTTCATACTTGCCTAGTCTTTTGATATattaggaaaatgaagaaaacacCGCATTACCTACCAAACACTGTAAATCAACCCATAGGCATGTTCTAGGTTACTAATTTGCAAAGCTCAGGCGCTAAAACCCCACATCAGGGCTTACATCTGTACTGGCCACCTAAAGATGCCTTACATGGCCAATTGACTCATAATTAGTTGCAGGGAAGATCCAGGATGAGTGCAACAATGCTGCTTTGCGCTAGGGGTGGCTCTGAAAATCGGCCCACAGTGGATGTGATATCGAATATCATAAAAGATTTAGGGCATATTTGACAACTGTTTTCGAGAGTAGTTTTCTGTattttagaacaaaaatataggaaaatatgtttgacaactaaaaaactattataaacAGAAAACAAAGTGTTTTCAGAGAAtgtcttttaattgtttttagttgtATTCACTTGTTTTTagaagttgttttaaaaaaataattatacaaataggtataatgattaaaaataaaacactaaatataaaaattatttttaaaacatatttaaaatattttaaaaaaaggttaaaaacattttaggttcccaaacaaatttttgttttgcaaaacatcaaagaacaattatcaaaatttggttttcaggattgttttcgaaaacaattccCAAACAAGGCCTAGCCTCCCTCACTAAACACCAATTGGTTTTTAGATGAGATGGTCAAAGCTCAATCCAGGAATTAGTATCAAGCCCAAGGGCGATCGATTTGAGTTAGGTCCTATGATCATCCATCTAATAACTAAATATGAGTGTTGGAGAAACAAAATGATATAGCAGCTAAAAGCgtgaaaactaaaaatcaagAATCTGTCCTTGGATTAATTGGTGTAAATCACCAGTAATTTTTCGAAAAAAGGTGAACCAAAAtagctttaataaaaaaattatttatttattttgaggttttatatttttaaatactttaatttaaattttaataagatGGACCAGGTGATTTGAACAACCACTCAAACTAGTGAATTGGGAACTGGTGACTTGCAAGAGCTTCTTTTGTAGAAGAGAGAACTAAATCATTGCCAACAGAGactaaaagaaatagaacataAAAAGTTAATTGTGTTCAGTGTGACAGATAAAAGATATAAGCACCAAAAAGGTCTGAAATCTAGATGAACTAGATACATGCGTCAGAAAGCTAAATAATGCATCATATCAACTAAGGTGAATGTGTACAACCACAAGTAAAAAATCTATACTGCCTAAGGTAGATGTTTCTACTAACCTTAGGCAATCCAGTACTCCCACTTGTATACATTATGACTGCAATATCAGCTGAAAGAGGTAAATCCGCATCAACAGGATTCTCTCTGCCAAGTTTCTCCACATCAGAAAATGAAGTGATTGTCCAGCTACCACCACTCTCAGCCAATGAGGTGTTACACAGGGTTGAATCATCCATACATATTACACGTTTCAGAGTGTCAAGTTGTCCACttatatcaataatttttttcagtTCTTTGTGCCCACAAATTACAGTTGTGACCTCTGTCTggagaaaaaaagataaaaagttagaaaatattggacaaaaagaagcaaattattaatttggcATAATACAAGAAATAAAAGTACATGATGAATAATGCAGATACTATCATTCCATGTAacaaaaaagttgaaatcataTGGAAGAATGCTGGTGGAGTTACTGATACTGATAACAGAAAATTGTAGCATTAACTAATGAGATGCTTTCTAACAATAGGGCTTTAAAATAGGCTTTTCAATGATGGCGTCTTAAAGAGGACTGCATGAGTTTCAACCAAGAGAATATCTCGAGAAAGAGCTCCATAACTCTTGCAAATGGGACTTAAACTCAATCACTTGCTCTGAGGTGAAGGTGAAGCAACATCATTGTTAACAGGTGACTATTGCATCAGCACCATGTAGCTCTAGGAAGCATCGCATAAAAGATGTAGCAGTGCCATTAGTGATGATTGCAGAGATAGCAGGCAGTAATATTTGGAGGAAAGCATTTGAGAGGATGGAATCGATAGAGCATACAGTATAGCCTAAAAGGACGCTCCCCTTGACAATGAAAATCTTCCaccaataaagaaaaagaaataaatgcaaaaaagaaaaggaagcaACTTTCCCTTGGCCCCTACCAAAAATAACATTTCAATGAAGTTTTTGTCGAAAAGGATGTCAAGTaacttttcattaatatatGACTCCCCATCATTTTCTCTTGAAAGGGATACTTAGTACAATTATGCACATTCTAGTATTTCTTTTACAAGGAAATGATTTTAGCCACCACCAGTTTTTAATAAAGATGACACTCAATTTTGAATAATGCATTAAAATCCTGTTAAACTTTTTCTATGAAGTTTAATGGGATTGGCTTTTCCTTGCCCTTACcaaaaatatcatttctatGAACCTTTTGGCCAAAGGGATATCAAGtaacttattaatatttattttcattattttcttttgaaatgaaTACTTGGTACAATTACATATATTCCCATATTTTCTAAGCAgaaggtgaaattttggaaggataagtgaTGTGGTGACTTATCGTTGGGGGAGTTTTTTCTTCTGTTGCTTTATATTGCTACCACCAAAAAAGAATGACTAGGCCCTTTTGGAACCCTTGTTTCTCAAGACAGATCCGTGACTGGATGCTAGATGGAGTGGAGGCGCTTTTTAGGAAATTGCAAATGCAAACAATTCAATAGGGATAAGGACGATAAAATGGTTTGTCTGAATTTAAACTATAGCAAATTCTCAATTAAATCTCTTTACTCCTCTTTGTCTAATGGAAGAATGGAGTCTTTCTCTTCAAGTATTGTTTGGAATCCTTAGGTCCCATTGAaggtcagttttttttttttttgggaagtaGTTTAAGGAAGGATCGTGATGTTGGAAGGGCTTGATAGGAAGGGGCAGAAGTTGTCGATCCAATGCTACATAtgtaaaggagaagaagaaatggtCAATCACGGCCTTTTCATTGCTCAAAAGTAATTATCCTGTGGTAGTTTTGTTTGGGATGGATTGGGTGATGCACTTGAAGTAAGAGGTcccttttttgttaaataagaGAGAGcattatataaatgaaaaaagcaCACAGAAGTACACGGGTTGTATACAATGAgtacttaaaaaaaagaagcaaaaaataagGGACACAAAAATACTCCCTCCTTCAACAATGTCTCAACCAATATATGAAGTCCACCAAAGGCATATAGGCTCTGCCTATGTACAGGTCCCTTTTTGAGTTGATATGGATCCTTTATTAGGAATAAGAGGAAGAAAGATAGGAAAGTTGCTCCTTTATACTTATTTTGGAGTacatggaaggaaagaaataggaaaatgtttgaaaatattgaaagggCGGATCAAGCAATCAAACATTTCCTCAATGTTCATGGTGGACTTCATTGGCTGGTTGAGCTCCAAATAAGGAgagggagttgttttttgtttctttctcctCTTTGTCGGCCTTTTGGAGCCTTTATATAGGTCGTGTATACTTTTGTATACCCTTTTGCTTGgagcttttaatatatttgttgttttcctttaaaaaaaaagaagcatattccccattttttttttacaagacaTTGATATAACCACCaccaatttttaataaagatcACATCCAATTTTATAAACACATTAAAATCCCATTAAGCCTTTTCTTTGTTATTCCAATTACCTTTATTAAGTATTGCAAAACATGGTCTAAAACAAGAGGTAAATTTCAACAACTCATGCATAAAAGACGATGCCTTTGTATAAAAATAGGATGCAACTATCATTTATTGATATTAGGCACAATATTGTGATTTGAGCGAGTAAAACACATCCAATTCAATAATGAAGTGCCTAGACGAAAGCAACATACCCTCCCATCACAAACATCATAGTTATGATGACATCAAGTAGAACTATAGTTTGaatctttttttgttttataataggGAATCCACCCCGACAAGGAGGTAATTATACCAATTAATGCCACGGGATATGGACCCACCCCTCTATCCCATATCACTTAAATATCAGGGAGGCTAGAACTTGGGACCTCTACTTCATTGCTAGAGAGCACTACCACCTAGCTGCATCCTAATGGTAAGATGGTTGTGAATCTAATCACATATggcctttctttctctcttttttttttttttcctattttttgttgaatttgatTATCCCAAGGTTTAGCATTTCAagtcaatttgaaaatattatgcAATATGTTAACATATCATATGTCCCT is drawn from Vitis riparia cultivar Riparia Gloire de Montpellier isolate 1030 chromosome 18, EGFV_Vit.rip_1.0, whole genome shotgun sequence and contains these coding sequences:
- the LOC117907085 gene encoding long chain acyl-CoA synthetase 9, chloroplastic, translated to MSAYFVGLLVPLVFTLLFRNAKSGKKRGLPVDVGGEPGYAIRNRRFTSPVKSAWEGISTLAELFEQLCKQHRDKHLLGTRKLISRETEVTADGRSFEKVHLGDYEWLTYGKTFEVVCSFASGLAQLGHKREERAAIFADTREEWFIALQACFRRNITVVTIYASLGEEALCHSLNETEVTTVICGHKELKKIIDISGQLDTLKRVICMDDSTLCNTSLAESGGSWTITSFSDVEKLGRENPVDADLPLSADIAVIMYTSGSTGLPKGVMMTHGNVLATVSAVMTIVPGLGKVQDVYLAYLPMAHILELAAENVVAAIGGAIGYGSALTLTDTSSRIKRGTKGDASALVPTVMTAVPAILDRVRDGVRKKVDAKGGLAKKLFDLAYARRLSAINGSWFGAWGLESLLWNFLVFRKVRAILGGRIRFLLCGGAPLSGDTQRFINICLGAPIVQGYGLTESCAGGTFSEYDDTSVGRVGAPLACSFIKLINWPEGGYLTSDKPMPRGEIVIGGPNVTVGYFKNEEKTNEVYKVDERGMRWFYTGDIGQFHADGCLEIIDRRKDIVKLQHGEYLSLGKVEAALIVSPYVDNIMLHANPFRNYCVALVVASQPAVEDWALKQGIAFIDFSDLCQKEETVKEVHASLVKAAKQARLEKFEIPAKIKLLPDAWTPETGLVTAALKIKRDVIRKRFSEDLARLYT